In Vanessa cardui chromosome 8, ilVanCard2.1, whole genome shotgun sequence, the following are encoded in one genomic region:
- the LOC124531732 gene encoding uncharacterized protein LOC124531732, which translates to MDGQPPLNLISAYAPQTGCSEQEKHDFWEDFDEIMQNIPLTEHAHIGGDLNGHVGEKNDLHSDTHGGYGFGTRNKQGISILNFASRHSLKIINTYFQKKPEHLITYKCSEYNTQIDYILASNNIFKLYKDCKVIPGNGLSSQHRLLVSVMKLPKPITTHISRADSIKWKELHSIKGSPLLEWAHAYMKEDIESDKSANQMWSDFERLCLEGAKEILGISRGARRIGKETSWWNETAQHIIKSKREAFKAWQKSGLEEDHLLYKNLKKIAKSAVAQSMAKSREDFYDRLENAEDENSIYKIARQRYRSTLDIKCNKFIKNAQGILLTTNKDINIRWKEYYDQLMNEEFSSKKMPHMPPVEGPIKCIVEEEVSKAISKMKHHKTTGPDQIPADLWKKLKESATPWLTKLFNAIIKDGKIPESWRNSILSPIYKQKGDIANCGNYRGIKLTSHTLKLFERIIAARINDCTRITENQYGFTSGKSTIDAIQLIRVVMEKHRSNKENLYLLFIDLEKAFDRVPRNLVWAGYESSKHPGVLCDTSARYVHKHHDARQKPSGTWRALPRKRRSTPGICLKPIVIQPVHGLHHARHPKASTRVYTLRRRHSPSSENAQSLQETLNRWVTQIEKPWATH; encoded by the coding sequence ATGGACGGCCAACCGCCTTTGAATTTAATCTCAGCGTATGCACCACAAACTGGATGTTCTGAACAAGAAAAGCACGATTTCTGGGAAGACTTTGACGAAATTATGCAAAATATTCCTTTAACAGAACATGCCCACATAGGAGGAGACCTGAATGGACATGTAGGAGAAAAGAATGACCTCCATAGCGACACCCATGGAGGCTATGGATTTGGCACTAGAAATAAACAAGGAATAAGCATTCTTAATTTTGCATCCAGGCACtccctaaaaataattaatacatatttccaaaaaaaaccGGAACACCTTATCACCTACAAATGTTCAGAATATAACACACAAATAGATTATATTCTCGCCAGCAACAACatctttaaactttataaagacTGTAAAGTGATTCCCGGCAATGGGCTTTCTTCACAACATAGGCTTCTCGTCTCAGTCATGAAACTACCCAAACCTATAACAACACACATCAGCAGAGCAGACAGTATTAAGTGGAAAGAACTGCACTCCATCAAAGGTTCTCCGCTCCTAGAATGGGCCCACGCCTATATGAAAGAAGACATTGAGAGCGACAAATCAGCTAACCAGATGTGGTCTGATTTCGAAAGACTATGTTTGGAAGGGGCAAAAGAGATCCTGGGTATTTCACGTGGAGCACGGCGCATAGGTAAAGAAACGTCCTGGTGGAATGAAACTGCTCAACACATAATAAAGTCAAAGAGAGAGGCATTTAAAGCATGGCAGAAATCGGGTTTGGAAGAAGATCACCTACTGTATAAGAATCTTAAAAAGATAGCTAAATCTGCAGTAGCACAATCCATGGCAAAATCTAGAGAAGATTTTTATGACAGATTGGAAAACGCCGAGGATGAGAACTCAATCTACAAAATAGCCCGACAACGCTATAGATCTACACTTgatattaaatgtaacaaattcATCAAAAATGCCCAGGGTATTTTACTAACAACGAACAAGGATATCAACATAAGATGGAAGGAATACTACGATCAACTAATGAACGAGGAGTTTTCGAGTAAAAAAATGCCCCATATGCCGCCTGTTGAAGGGCCTATAAAATGTATAGTAGAGGAGGAGGTGAGCAAGGCTATATCAAAAATGAAACACCATAAGACCACTGGTCCCGACCAGATCCCAGCAGATCTCTGGAAGAAGCTGAAGGAATCTGCCACACCCTGGCTCACAAAGCTTTTTAACGCTATTATTAAAGATGGCAAGATCCCTGAATCCTGGCGTAACAGCATTCTATCaccaatatataaacaaaaagggGACATTGCGAATTGCGGAAACTACAGGGGCATAAAACTCACGTCACACACACTAAAACTGTTTGAAAGGATCATCGCTGCACGCATTAATGACTGTACTCGTATAACTGAGAACCAATATGGCTTCACATCTGGCAAATCTACCATCGATGCCATTCAGTTAATTAGAGTTGTGATGGAGAAACACCGTTCAAACAAAGAAAATCTGTATCTCCTGTTCATCGACCTAGAAAAGGCTTTTGATAGGGTACCCAGAAATCTAGTTTGGGCAGGCTATGAGAGCTCAAAACATCCCGGAGTACTATGTGACACTAGCGCAAGATATGTACACAAACACCATGACGCGCGTCAAAAGCCCAGCGGGACTTGGCGAGCCCTTCCACGTAAACGTAGGAGTACACCAGGGATCTGCCTTAAGCCCATTGTTATTCAACCTGTGCATGGACTACATCACGCGAGACATCCAAAAGCCAGTACCAGAGTGTATACTTTACGCAGACGACATAGTCCTAGTAGCGAAAATGCACAAAGCCTACAGGAAACACTTAACCGGTGGGTGACACAAATCGAAAAACCATGGGCTACGCATTAG